In Candidatus Nitronauta litoralis, one DNA window encodes the following:
- the tcmP gene encoding three-Cys-motif partner protein TcmP, with amino-acid sequence MSQEGYLWECPPRTKAKLEILNDYLGAWFGILANKGFRHVYYIDGFCGPGEYLSGEEGSPVIAARLASSTAQKYQGFKATLVFIDKDPKALAHLTTLDAIKNPDSNVTIDLKEGVFTDKIESIKEVLNQNPNSPTFSFIDPFGFGHSPIENIKLLMHNQSSEIFVNFMCGFMNRFKEHENEEITEKIKSMVGENDLSQIINADDSIDAFCLAFENNLKSIGRYSLKFMMRDEKHIRDNAFFFCGRNPMGFEKIKQAMWKVDPEHGNSFSAHREASRSELQANLFEIGAQTHPLSGMLQEKFHGRHNVSVEEIFKWVIEETDTFLKSHARIELENLLEKGIITSITDPSGSTRARRKNSWPDRLLLSFAEQQNSN; translated from the coding sequence ATGTCTCAAGAAGGTTACCTATGGGAATGCCCACCTAGAACAAAGGCAAAGCTAGAGATATTAAACGATTATCTTGGCGCATGGTTTGGCATACTTGCCAATAAAGGTTTTAGACATGTTTATTATATTGATGGGTTTTGTGGCCCAGGTGAGTATCTAAGTGGCGAAGAGGGTTCCCCTGTAATAGCGGCTCGTCTTGCAAGTAGCACGGCTCAAAAATATCAAGGATTCAAAGCTACCTTGGTATTCATTGATAAGGACCCAAAAGCCTTGGCGCATCTAACAACTCTTGATGCCATTAAAAACCCAGATTCCAACGTTACGATAGACCTAAAAGAAGGGGTTTTTACGGATAAAATCGAAAGCATCAAAGAAGTATTAAACCAGAATCCAAATAGCCCAACTTTTAGCTTTATTGATCCTTTTGGTTTTGGCCATAGTCCGATAGAAAACATAAAACTTCTTATGCATAACCAGAGCAGTGAAATATTTGTCAATTTCATGTGTGGTTTTATGAACCGTTTCAAGGAACATGAAAATGAAGAAATTACAGAAAAAATTAAGAGCATGGTTGGTGAAAATGATCTCAGTCAGATTATAAATGCGGATGACTCCATAGATGCATTTTGTTTAGCTTTCGAAAACAACTTAAAGAGTATTGGCCGTTACTCGTTAAAGTTCATGATGAGGGATGAAAAACATATCCGGGACAATGCTTTTTTCTTCTGTGGACGAAACCCTATGGGGTTTGAAAAAATTAAACAAGCTATGTGGAAAGTTGACCCTGAACACGGAAATTCTTTTTCAGCTCATCGGGAAGCGTCAAGAAGTGAATTGCAGGCGAATCTTTTTGAAATTGGGGCACAAACGCATCCTCTATCAGGGATGCTCCAAGAAAAATTTCATGGCCGTCACAATGTTTCAGTTGAAGAAATTTTCAAATGGGTAATTGAAGAAACCGACACTTTTCTTAAGTCCCACGCCAGAATTGAGCTAGAAAATTTGCTGGAAAAAGGCATCATTACATCTATCACGGACCCCTCAGGCTCTACACGCGCACGCCGTAAAAATAGCTGGCCCGATCGCTTGTTATTGAGTTTTGCGGAACAGCAAAATTCAAACTAA
- a CDS encoding tetratricopeptide repeat protein: protein MKNPHPFQSNLACLLVIITAGLLVYANHLLNPFQYDSVRFLSENHQFADPARLISPEFVLKEYFHRGGLFWTYGLNAWLHGMDPFGFHLINLMFHLMNGALIFLVTQRALPYFNFTSQFLSHRGLSLAVALLFVLHPIQTETVVYVMSRSELIAGWFYLLGFYFFQRETGEAGSEWTLKNTVRTTLVTLLFIILGYSIKPTIITLPATMLAYFLLGRKKEDPLWDRIRKYKIVIIAGFLVSAMALTAKLAIDPFFLAGTSGAVETIGRQTYLLTQPWVIMFYYLKLLLFPFGLNIDPEIVPATTLISWRFLAGFSAITISLWVAFKKPSTRLPLFGLIWFFIVLSPSSSFVTLLDLAAEHRVYLAAYGVFVIITLGLARLINITVSDSPRRRGWFFVTLLLLLLTYGTLTIKRNQVWSSEVTLWEDVLEKSPNKVRALVNLGHAYTNRGNRDKAIDFYQRSLKKGAHYFQTYYNVAVLYLEKGETEKAFEHFQIAARIDGSIPDVHARLGDLYMQREDWKNADAYLRKAVELNPGYASAFRSLGILHYYYMKEPRAGVAFLKRSLHLNPDQPDADKVRALIAQYEAKSRK, encoded by the coding sequence ATGAAAAACCCCCATCCATTTCAGTCAAATCTTGCATGCCTGCTGGTCATAATAACGGCCGGTTTATTAGTCTACGCGAACCACCTGCTCAATCCGTTTCAGTACGATTCCGTACGTTTTCTCTCTGAAAATCACCAGTTCGCTGACCCCGCCAGGTTAATCAGTCCGGAATTCGTTTTAAAAGAGTACTTCCATCGGGGGGGACTGTTCTGGACCTATGGTCTGAATGCGTGGCTGCATGGAATGGACCCGTTCGGATTTCATCTCATCAACCTGATGTTTCATTTGATGAACGGTGCACTTATATTCCTCGTAACGCAACGCGCACTTCCTTACTTCAATTTCACATCTCAATTCCTGTCACACCGTGGACTCAGTCTGGCGGTGGCTTTGTTGTTTGTCCTGCACCCCATTCAAACTGAAACCGTGGTGTATGTCATGAGCCGGTCGGAATTGATCGCGGGTTGGTTTTATCTTTTGGGTTTTTACTTCTTCCAGAGGGAGACCGGAGAGGCGGGATCGGAATGGACATTAAAAAATACGGTTCGAACCACCCTTGTTACTTTGCTTTTTATCATTCTCGGATACAGCATTAAACCCACGATCATCACTCTTCCCGCAACGATGCTGGCTTATTTTTTATTGGGTAGAAAAAAAGAGGACCCTCTCTGGGATCGGATCCGTAAATATAAGATCGTCATCATTGCAGGCTTCCTGGTTTCCGCGATGGCTTTAACCGCAAAACTTGCCATCGATCCCTTTTTCTTAGCGGGAACCTCCGGAGCGGTCGAGACTATCGGAAGGCAAACCTACCTATTGACCCAGCCCTGGGTCATCATGTTCTATTATTTAAAACTCCTGCTGTTTCCTTTCGGCCTGAATATTGATCCGGAAATTGTCCCCGCCACTACCCTCATTTCGTGGCGATTTCTCGCAGGGTTTTCAGCAATAACGATTTCACTCTGGGTGGCATTCAAAAAACCCTCCACCCGCCTGCCTCTGTTTGGCTTGATCTGGTTTTTTATCGTACTGAGTCCCTCCTCTTCATTTGTAACACTGCTGGACCTGGCGGCGGAGCACCGGGTTTACCTGGCCGCCTACGGTGTGTTCGTGATCATCACGCTTGGCCTGGCTCGTCTGATAAACATTACTGTGTCTGATTCGCCACGCCGGAGAGGCTGGTTTTTTGTCACCCTGTTACTGCTGTTACTAACATATGGAACACTCACCATAAAGCGTAATCAGGTCTGGTCGAGCGAGGTCACACTCTGGGAAGATGTATTGGAAAAATCGCCCAACAAGGTGAGGGCCCTGGTCAACCTGGGTCATGCATACACCAACCGGGGAAACCGGGACAAGGCGATCGATTTTTACCAGCGATCCCTGAAAAAAGGTGCGCATTATTTCCAGACCTATTACAACGTTGCGGTGTTGTATCTCGAAAAAGGCGAGACGGAGAAAGCTTTTGAGCATTTTCAAATTGCCGCACGGATTGATGGATCGATTCCGGATGTGCATGCCCGGCTGGGGGATTTGTATATGCAGCGTGAGGACTGGAAAAACGCGGATGCCTATTTGCGAAAGGCAGTGGAACTGAACCCCGGCTACGCCTCGGCCTTCAGAAGCCTGGGCATTCTGCATTACTATTATATGAAAGAACCCAGGGCCGGAGTCGCCTTTCTAAAAAGGTCCTTGCACCTGAATCCCGACCAGCCCGACGCAGATAAAGTCAGGGCCCTGATTGCCCAATATGAAGCCAAAAGCAGAAAATAG
- a CDS encoding tetratricopeptide repeat protein yields MTPIRTKIHVQRLIILIVLTLLAFSGTLSTPMLYDDDHAVVNNESTKSLDIYPQALHPDNLLNRPVLQFTFALNRELNGLDVFGYHLVNLALHIGVGLVFYFLAFELLSLVPKRIRQDWHQVPFWAAAIHLLHPLAVEPVAYISSRSSLLASLFFLLGLICLVRFYKRETDTGLGGLELLVGFGLFFYLGCGSKAIVVTLPVIAVLYLWLVRPGNFLKDHGTEAILILSPALLYLFWRTSQLGTMTSLPGDLASETMSRSLYALTQIKSFVSFYLLKFFLPVNQNFEPDVRLVSGTGDIGVWLALVVMVAIGYFLYKKTPRLLWFGGAWSVITLLPTSSFIPLKQIVVEHRFYLPGLGMCLVLAGLMHLAIRKSVLRNSAFGVVLLLCLLLTQNRAQDFKTDVTIWEDTASKSPNKALVHNNLATTYLGQKRYDDAERSLLTTLKLNPNHSQARINLGVMYARQGQLEKAVEEFTGLINRGSSDPVVLYNAGLALKNLERPEEALPFLTKATEKAPNNADYFFTLGQVYQSVKKNDEALLAYRSSLKLNPDNPMVHLNMGTVFWEQQHFYFADNEFQIANRLKPDSPLILSNLVSSNMLFQNYEQAIHYLDLWLKLEPDNATAIQYKIAAKRLLENKKSKTK; encoded by the coding sequence ATGACCCCGATTCGCACCAAAATTCACGTTCAGCGTTTGATTATTTTAATTGTTTTGACCCTGCTGGCGTTTTCCGGAACGTTGTCGACGCCGATGCTTTATGACGACGACCACGCAGTGGTCAACAATGAATCAACCAAAAGCCTCGACATTTACCCGCAGGCACTTCACCCGGACAACCTGCTCAACCGCCCGGTACTACAGTTCACTTTTGCACTCAACCGCGAACTGAACGGTCTCGATGTCTTTGGTTATCATCTGGTCAACCTCGCTCTACATATTGGGGTCGGGCTGGTTTTTTATTTCCTGGCATTCGAGTTGTTATCCCTGGTTCCCAAAAGGATCCGTCAGGATTGGCATCAGGTTCCTTTTTGGGCAGCGGCGATCCACCTCCTGCATCCTCTGGCGGTGGAGCCAGTGGCCTACATTTCCAGTCGCTCTTCATTATTAGCCTCTCTGTTCTTCTTATTGGGGTTAATCTGCCTGGTTCGTTTCTATAAACGAGAAACCGACACCGGGCTCGGGGGACTGGAACTGCTGGTCGGGTTTGGCTTGTTTTTCTATCTCGGTTGTGGTTCCAAAGCAATTGTGGTGACCCTGCCTGTGATCGCTGTGCTGTATTTATGGCTGGTACGACCTGGCAATTTTTTAAAAGATCACGGCACAGAGGCTATCCTGATCCTTTCGCCTGCTCTTTTGTACCTGTTCTGGCGCACTTCCCAGCTCGGGACCATGACCAGCCTGCCGGGCGACCTCGCTTCGGAAACAATGAGCCGAAGCCTGTATGCACTGACCCAGATCAAATCGTTTGTATCGTTTTATCTCCTGAAGTTTTTCCTTCCGGTTAACCAGAACTTTGAGCCGGATGTCCGGCTGGTATCCGGCACGGGTGATATCGGTGTCTGGCTGGCACTGGTTGTCATGGTGGCCATAGGTTACTTTCTTTATAAAAAAACACCGCGTTTGCTCTGGTTTGGCGGAGCCTGGAGTGTGATCACCTTACTACCCACTTCCAGCTTTATTCCTCTTAAACAAATAGTGGTAGAACACAGATTTTACCTGCCCGGCTTGGGAATGTGCCTGGTGCTGGCAGGATTGATGCACCTTGCCATTCGTAAATCCGTGTTGCGGAATTCTGCATTCGGTGTGGTTTTATTACTTTGTTTATTGCTAACTCAAAATCGGGCGCAGGATTTTAAGACAGACGTGACAATCTGGGAAGACACCGCCAGTAAAAGCCCCAACAAGGCACTGGTGCATAACAATCTCGCAACAACCTATCTGGGCCAGAAACGTTATGACGATGCCGAGCGTTCACTCCTCACTACATTGAAGCTAAACCCCAACCACTCACAAGCGCGAATCAATCTCGGGGTTATGTATGCAAGACAGGGGCAATTGGAAAAAGCGGTTGAAGAGTTTACGGGTTTGATCAATCGTGGTTCCAGCGATCCTGTGGTTTTATACAATGCAGGGCTTGCTTTAAAAAATCTGGAACGGCCGGAGGAGGCGCTTCCATTTTTGACAAAAGCCACAGAGAAGGCCCCCAACAATGCGGACTACTTTTTCACACTGGGACAAGTTTACCAGTCGGTGAAAAAAAATGATGAAGCGCTTCTGGCTTACCGGAGTAGCCTGAAACTCAATCCTGACAACCCCATGGTCCATCTCAATATGGGCACCGTGTTTTGGGAACAGCAACACTTTTATTTCGCTGACAATGAATTCCAGATAGCCAATCGCTTGAAACCAGATTCTCCCCTTATCCTGAGCAACCTGGTCAGTTCAAATATGTTGTTTCAGAATTACGAACAGGCCATTCATTACCTCGACCTCTGGCTCAAACTGGAACCAGATAACGCCACCGCTATCCAATATAAAATCGCCGCCAAGCGTTTGCTTGAAAACAAAAAAAGTAAAACCAAATAA